Within the Eucalyptus grandis isolate ANBG69807.140 chromosome 1, ASM1654582v1, whole genome shotgun sequence genome, the region taTAGCAATGACATGGAAATACCACATCACTAAAGGCGATTTGGATGAACTGTTAACAAAGGCAAATATAAGACTCAAGTAGAAGAAagtgattttttatgagacaaaagtAGCTTAGGGTAGAATTATCATTAGATAAAAAGTTGAAGATTTTTTATCAGACAAATAAAATTCAGGTTATAATTGGGACTAGACCTAAAGTTAAAGGATGTTTTTTGAGGAATTAGGCCCATAAAAATAACCACctgaaaaatgattgtttagGCTTTAAAGGAGCACCAGTACTCCCACATGTATCGGTCTTGCATGTATAAAGATTACGTACTTgtgagaaagaaagaatgaaagaagaggaaagactAGTTGGAGAACATACTGGTTTATAAATTATCTTCTTGAAGAAACAACACGGATAAATACAGTTCAAGTCTTGTAAATTGGTTAAAGAGTACAAtttaatcacaaaattttgtgaaaagTATTCAagttgtgaaattttaatattctGGTGTTGATTCCCAACAttgacagagagaaagagagagatatgaCAATTTAGAGAAGAACACAGTGACGAATCTAGGATGAAATTTTGGGGGCAGCCGAGATTAAAgatatgttatttattttagaattagtaaaaatttattgaaattaacaaggtatttcccacaaaagaaaaaaaaaaaaaaaaggatcgtGGCAGTCGTGGCCCCAAACACAGAGAGAGATCTCATATATAAGTGATGTGCGTTATATCCAAAAAGGGAAAACTACATTAGAAACAAATTATATGTGAAATGAAGaacccaaaattttgaaatctcATAAACGAAAAGGAAATCACATTAGAGTCAAACTTATATGTGGCATGAAGAATGCAGAAGCACGCTTCTATACCATTCCAGAAAGTGCAACTTAAAATCTTACaatatacattttcttttttagagagtttaacattaaaaaaattaaattattaagtcaAGAAAAAGTTACGGGCCCTTGAAATATCATATATAAGCAATATGATTGATGTCAAGAGAGGGAAAATATATTAGAAGCAAATTCATATGTGGAATGAAGGATGCTGAAGTGTGCCTTTATACGATTTCAGAAAGgtcaaatgaaaatattaagtTATTGGATGGAGAGAGACTTTTTGTATGAACACTCATTGGAATCTCCTATTTAGTCCATGTGGAGTACATTTTACCACtttttttacacaaaaattgaaccaaagtcGCATAAAGAACACATGGAACCGAAGAACAGGCAACCATGCGTCAAATAAATTCAAATGTGACATGAAGGATGAGGACTAGACTCTGCTACCTTATTAgaatattcaatttgaaaaatataattattaaatagaaaGAGACGGCATATATGTACATGAATGAACATCATATCCTCGATTGTGCAATGACTTGTTTTAATAGATAAGCTTCATTCACTTATCTTAGACTTAAACATTTAAGATTGGACCTTTTGTAGCAGTCATTGTAGGGAGTGACATGGGCCTCTTTGATGTCTGGTACCATAAAATTTCTGCATGGGTGGAGATATTTTCACTTCCCGCATGACTTAATCCACCTTATTTTCATTAGGCAAATAATACCGCTATTGATGGTTTtcaatttaggaaaattttcttttatttagttatttccttCAAATTTAAACTTAGTGTTAtttataagataaaaataaaagttaggCCCTTATGGCAACtaatccatttttcttccttctactttttttttgggggggctcTAATCTTCCTTCTACTTCAAAGGTTCTCTTTTTGGTGAATccgttatttattatttgattagtctttaaaaaaatcaagtctctttattttctatattacagaattggtgattttttttctctattgttCTGGAGCACTTTTACACGGAGCTTATAAGAAATTAAAGGAGTATAAAACATAGACTACATACAAtgaatcaaaaaaattatgcacATTGAGGCACCGAGATAGTTTTCATAAACCTTCCATGgctgatattaatttttgtcaatccaaaattaattaaattcgaCCGTCCTTTCAAAATCGTTTTATACAAagttttgatttaatttaatttcatcttttgaaattttgcattggggaatctttttttttttggttagacaTTGGGGAATCTAATTGTTGCTTTGTATTGGCAAATCTTTAAAAAGGGTTTTTGGGTTTCATCCTCTCATCCCGCAGCCCAATACgagtatattaaaaaaaaactgattaaaaaaaaattatgcctGTGATATGCACGCTTGCGCgcgcacatatatatatataagcttaTAGATATCTGACCCTGTTAAAGTTAGTCCTGCTTACGGAATTAATCGTTAAATTCACTCACcgacatgaaaagaaaaaaagtaggtATTTTGGAAATTTCTTACACGGTAATAGCCacttaaaattttctttgaatataaaaataaaaacatgtcCATAACTACGGCAACTAGATCCAACATAAACATggaagaattaaaagaaaaataaaaaagaaaagaaggaaagtgaaTACATTATGGTTTGATTATTACTAAATGCCCATCGAACGATTAAGTAAAATCTCATTTCTGTCAATGGAGATAGCCCCACCCATTGCACCGTGTATTGTCTTGTCTGACCAACAGACTCGCCTGTTTCATCCAGTAAAGCCCCTAATTCCTAAATCAGATTGACTTGCAGACTTGATGAACAGAGTGATTTACCACATCTCCATTCCATCCGGCACTTAGCATAACGTTTTGTAAGATTACTCTTTTTTACTCAACGCATTTGAATCAAGAtccctttccttcttcctatATGTGCTTTGGACTCGAGAATTCAATTCAACGAACCGTTCTACACGAGCAATAAAGTTCAAGAGCAACGTTAAACGCGCTTCTTTTAAACCGTCGAACTACTCCTTTTGACAGAGAATATACTATCTTTTGagtcttatttttatattgagTCGAAGGGGTAAGTCATTTGATGAAGCAATATATACCAAGGGCTCATTCTCAATTACTTCGAACACACCAATAGTTCAAGAAGTTAAAGCACTGAACAATCGGGCCTAGATTACCTCCAGCATAGGAAGTCCTGTGAAAGCTTCTcgaggataaaaaaaaaaaaagagagaaattttacaTCTGGGATATGATATTAACATGGTCGATCCAACCTATATCTGTAAATTCTAGTACTTCTTGCCCACAAAGAAACATTAAACTAACTCTCACCTAAccaataaaatacaaaaagcaACCAAACTTCTTCCTGAGCTGAGCTTCGTCGAATAGTACCTCCTGATAACTCTCGCTTAGAGAGAGGACCGGAACATTTTCGCAGGCAGGAAAGCCGATACCAAGTTTGGAGCTGGGACTTGCAGGCTCTCCCAGACATGACCATCTACAAGTAGCTCTCTGAAACAATGAAGATCACACTCACTCAGCATTCTTCGCAAAATAATTGCAGAATTTCTGCAAGTGCAAGACCCGAGCAGGCTCAAACTTGAAAGCCAATGTAATTTTGAAGAGCATGGTAAAAGAAACATGTTTTCTAACTCCCTGGAAGAATAAATTTGTAAAGTTCAATAGTTTCTAAAATCATAGACTTGAAGGATGTTCATATTCTTggaattcaaaagaaatttgacaattttccctcaatttcaaattcccTGAAGATATGATCACCTGCTTCTAATCTTGATCAGTACAGCAAAAAATTTGGACATAAAAGCGAAATGCATGCACAGAATAGAAAGATACTTCATTCACTATTTTTGCACATCTATGCCTACAGCCACATTTGAAAAGTCATATGCTTCCACAGGTTTATAGGACAGATGCAGAAGTCTCAATTGAGCTACCCATCCAAAGACTTTAGATTCTTATGAAATTGCACATACAGCATTGAGTACTGATATAAGCATCAAACAGAAAGTGCCAAACAGCCGGGGACCTTTTGGTATGGAGTTGACCCACACAACCTTCCAGAACCAGAGAATGTCATAAGAACGCGAGAGCAGTGCTTAAGCACACGCTGAATCCTAGGAACCCAGAAACAAATGGCTAGATGCAATGCGAATCAGATAGGAAAATAGAAGGCATCAAAGCACTTCTCAATCAGAAAACCCAACCGAACGTGGAAGCTATGTCATGACTAACTTAGGAGCACGTAAACCATCGACCTAAGAATTCTTTCGGGCAGTCCCACGATCCGAATCTCCAACATCCCAGGCACTCGGGTCCCGACATCAGGCCTCGCAAGACCCGCACTTTTCACTATCAGAGGGAAGTCTGTAGACACGCTGTCTGAAAATGAAGCGGCTCTCTATCTTCTATGCGACAAGGCTCACGCCGAAAGGAAAAAACTTTGCAACGAGAGACAGACCCGCCCAAGTGGCGGCCACTACAAAGGTCTCCAAATAAGGCTTTTTGTCCCCCCATCCCAAAGCCACAGGGTCACACAGCGACAGGCACTCTCTAACTCCCACGGCCCATCCCACAGCCCAAACACGGCCGAACCATGTAAAAATGGACATCGCCACTTCTCCCGCACAAGTCAACAACGTAACCAAATACGAACAAAATGGTTCTGTCCCGTTGCCCTGCTGCATCGGGGCACATAGCGGCGAGCAATAGCAACGTCCCGAAGAACGAGTAACAATCTTTTCCTAGTGACTGCGAATCTTGACGAACAATCGCGACCGAAACAGAGCGAAATCGCGTTCCGACCGGGAATTCAAGGATTAATCGCGGGGAATGTGGTCGGAAAATCGAAGCCCATTACCGTCGATCGGGGTCTGCTTCAGTTTCTTGATCTTCTGGAGGTGAATCTGCGTCTCCAAGAACCACCGCATCCGCTGCTGCTCCAGGTCCTTGGCGAACTGCATCCGCTGCTTCTCCAGCTCGATCATCTCCCTCGCCTTCTTCCTCTCCACCCTCTCGTATATCTGCCCCAGCCTCTCTATGGCCACGGCCAGCTCCGCGtaccccctctccctcctcgcCGCGCCCCCCTTGCCGGACCTCGACTTCGTCCTCCTCGAGCTGGACCGCTCCGGCTCCGACTCCGACTCCTCCTcttcggccgccgccgccgccgagaagGCCGGCCGGAGAAGCGATCCGCCGGCGGGGGCCTCGCCGGCGCGCGCTTCGTCCGGTTGTGGCTCCGGGGGCGCACCGGCACGGTCACCGCCGGCAGCGCGCTCCGCGCCGGCTGAGGGGCGGGCGCTCGCTTCGCCCTCGATCGGACCGGGGCCGGGGCCGGGGCCGCCGGCGGGGGGGTCGGCGACGGGGAGGGCTTCGTCGGCGGGAAGTTGGATCCGATCAGGCCGTCGAGGTCGGCGAAGAAAGGCCAGGGGCTGAGGTAGCCGCCGCCGGGGCCGTCGCGGGGATCCGAAACCCTAGCCTTCTCGACCTTGAACTTCTTCTTGAGCGTGTCGATGCGGTTCTTGCACTGGATGCCCGTGCGGCGGGCCTTGCCGGAGGAGCCGccggagggggaggagggggggTCGCCGTCGGCGGCGCCGccgcggcgggggcggcggggggACGAAAGCGGGGCGGGAGTTGACGGAGTCGGCGACGTCCTGCCAGTCCTGCTGGGAGAAGTTGCCGCGGTCGAGGGCAAGGTAGCGGTCGCCCCAGGCGTGGATGAGGGCGAAGGTGGAGTCCTCGGTCCAGCAGTCCTCGCGGAGCGGCGGGACaggggcggcggaggaggggcgCTGGGGCGGAGGGGAGGGCGACGGCGGGGAGTCCGTTGGGGGCTCCATGTGGGGAGGACACGATGGAGGGGCGAACGGCGGCGAGGTCTCTCTTGAGGACACGCGAGAGGAGGGCGACGATGGTGGAGTGGCGCGGGTCGgaggggtgggggtgggggtgggggagaGAAATAAAGATTGTATTTTTGAAACGAACCCCCGACTCCAAGTGTTGAATCAGGGCGTGGCCGGCTGGTTCGGAGGGTGCGGGGCGGCGGAGCCGGAGGGCGGTCTTGAGCCGACGGCGGGCGtcggagcgagagagagagcgctcGTTTTATTCTTCGTGGGCTCTGTGTGTGTACTCGCGATTTTGGGCTTTCCTCCAACTCTCCTATTTTTGTAAAGCGAGTCGATCCCGCTCTCTTCGCCTTGGCCTCTCACCGTCTCACTCCCCGCCGGCCGTTCCATCcgtccctctctccctctctagtGCCAATCCAAATATAAGAATCGTGACTCGACCGAGTCTGCTTTGGGGACAAAATCTTTTTCGAATGGTCATGTAACCGTGTCGCAGAGCAATTACTTGGATGATTATGTATGGTGACTGGAAGTCTGACCCTAAAAAGATTGATGTGGCTCGACGAAGCTATTTGAATGGACTCTTCTAAAATGTTCTTTCGGCACTAAATTGACTGTTCATAGAGTTTTGGCAGTAAGGTGACCGAtcactttgataaaaaaaaaaaaaaaaaaaagttaaaatccCTTTCCACGAGGCTCCAAGGTTCTTTGTTGAATCTCAAAACAGAGCCACATTagcaaaaaaaacaaatgcaaagtTACGGGAGACGTAGAAAATTTTTCTCGCTCCCCTTCTTTATTctaagaaaacaaataaatctTTGTGATTGTAGATATTTGGATAGAATGTTTGCTCCTCGATTTTGATTTTGAGTAACAAAACAAAGGATAACTACAACAAATAACACCGTTG harbors:
- the LOC104457164 gene encoding formin-like protein 20 codes for the protein MEPPTDSPPSPSPPPQRPSSAAPVPPLREDCWTEDSTFALIHAWGDRYLALDRGNFSQQDWQDVADSVNSRPAFVPPPPPPRRRRRRRPPLLPLRRLLRQGPPHGHPGFGSPRRPRRRLPQPLAFLRRPRRPDRIQLPADEALPVADPPAGGPGPGPGPIEGEASARPSAGAERAAGGDRAGAPPEPQPDEARAGEAPAGGSLLRPAFSAAAAAEEEESESEPERSSSRRTKSRSGKGGAARRERGYAELAVAIERLGQIYERVERKKAREMIELEKQRMQFAKDLEQQRMRWFLETQIHLQKIKKLKQTPIDESYL